A stretch of Gossypium hirsutum isolate 1008001.06 chromosome A06, Gossypium_hirsutum_v2.1, whole genome shotgun sequence DNA encodes these proteins:
- the LOC121230674 gene encoding L10-interacting MYB domain-containing protein-like, with the protein MSAIEVSGEKVKAVWDKRLTETFCDICIKEILKGNRPSTHFTKDGWLKIMINFEKETGKAFSQRQLKNRWDALKKEWKAWKKLKGEDTGLGWNPIKRTVDASDDWWESRLKVVPEAQKFRTSGIDPEFEGKLDQMFMGIVATGDKAWAPSSGTLRTDFFEDVNNEIHEEDDEENVRNDVHISNDVHISNDVQIDGNVQKKNPKISSSHFKTGRKKSSKQIGGATRLSSQIEKLCNAADNMSQATSSLTPVMDPYGIPQAVKVLDSMSEEVPEASPLYFFALRLLLNKDKRIMFLSINPKISALWLKTEMEDS; encoded by the exons ATGTCGGCGATTGAAGTTAGTGGTGAAAAAGTGAAAGCAGTGTGGGATAAGAGATTGACAGAAACATTTTGTGATATTTGTATTAAAGAGATATTGAAAGGCAATAGGCCTAGTACTCATTTCACAAAAGATGGATGGTTGAAAATAATGATCAACTTTGAGAAAGAAACGGGCAAGGCTTTTTCACAAAGACAACTTAAAAATAGGTGGGATGCCCTAAAAAAAGAATGGAAAGCTTGGAAGAAACTTAAAGGCGAAGATACTGGTCTAGGGTGGAATCCTATTAAAAGAACCGTCGATGCATCGGATGATTGGTGGGAGAGTAGGCTAAAG GTTGTGCCTGAAGCTCAAAAATTTAGAACATCGGGCATTGATCCTGAATTCGAAGGGAAGTTGGACCAAATGTTTATGGGAATAGTTGCAACAGGTGATAAAGCATGGGCACCTTCTTCTGGTACACTCCGTACTGATTTTTTTGAAGATGTTAACAATGAAATACATGAAGAGGATGATGAAGAAAATGTGAGAAATGatgttcacatttcaaatgatgttcacatttcaaatgatgttcaaattgatggaaacgttcaaaaaaaaaaccctaagatATCAAGTTCACATTTTAAGACTGGAAGAAagaaatcttcaaagcaaattgGAGGGGCTACAAGATTGTCCagtcaaatagaaaaattatgcaaTGCAGCTGACAATATGAGTCAAGCCACATCTAGTTTGACTCCTGTTATGGATCCATATGGTATTCCACAAGCAGTCAAAGTGCTCGACAGCATGTCGGAAGAAGTTCCCGAAGCTAGTCCGCTATACTTTTTCGCACTTAGATTATTGCTCAATAAGGACAAGCgaattatgtttttatcaattaatcccaAGATTAGCGCTTTGTGGCTTAAGACAGAAATGGAggatagttga
- the LOC107961773 gene encoding mediator of RNA polymerase II transcription subunit 8 → MITAACGSAEKVLADTRKADCFGSRQGPAILPTLEKGQAAKIQEQENLLRTAVNFGEGLRLPADQKLITPSLPLHLVDIMPAADGVQSFADPSGMYMKNTPLMSNNIGSQGSLLQKKSHEVLEAVFSLRSEISLHGINKPRNYYRIF, encoded by the exons ATGATTACGGCTGCATGTGGAAGTGCTGAGAAAGTATTAGCTGATACCCGCAAAGCAGATTGTTTTGGCTCTCGTCAAGGGCCAGCCATTCTTCCTACTCTAGAAAAGGGGCAGGCTGCTAAAATTCAAGAACAAGAGAACTTACTCCGTACTGCTGTTAATTTTGGCGAAG GTCTGCGTCTACCTGCAGATCAGAAGCTGATTACACCTTCGCTTCCACTTCATTTGGTGGACATTATGCCTGCAGCTGATGGAGTGCAATCTTTTGCTGATCCATCTG GCATGTACATGAAGAATACTCCTCTTATGTCAAACAACATTGGCAGTCAGGGGTCTTTGTTACAG AAAAAATCTCACGAAGTTTTGGAGGCGGTTTTTTCCCTAAGATCCGAGATCTCACTTCATGGAATTAATAAGCCACGCAATTATTATAGAATTTTCTGA